From one Nonomuraea polychroma genomic stretch:
- a CDS encoding response regulator transcription factor: MIRVLLAEDMHMIRAALTALLRLEPDIEVVAEVTRGDEIVPTALETRPDVAILDIDLPVLDGITAAATLRERLPACRILVLTALGQPGHVRRALAAGIEAFLVKDAPGDRLADAVRRTAAGLRVLDAELVSAAMEYGESPLTPRESTVLREAARGASAEDIAARLHLSPGTVRNYLTGAITKTGARNKIDAIRIAEDAGWL; the protein is encoded by the coding sequence ATGATCCGGGTGCTGCTGGCCGAGGACATGCACATGATCCGGGCCGCGCTCACCGCCCTCCTCCGCCTCGAGCCCGACATCGAGGTCGTGGCGGAGGTCACCCGCGGCGACGAGATCGTGCCCACCGCCCTGGAGACCCGGCCCGACGTGGCGATCCTGGACATCGACCTACCGGTCCTGGACGGCATCACCGCCGCCGCCACGCTCCGCGAGCGGCTCCCCGCCTGCCGCATCCTGGTGCTCACAGCGCTCGGCCAGCCCGGCCACGTACGCAGGGCGCTGGCCGCCGGCATCGAGGCGTTCCTGGTCAAGGACGCCCCGGGCGACCGGCTGGCGGACGCGGTCCGGCGTACCGCCGCGGGGTTGCGGGTGCTGGACGCCGAGCTGGTGTCGGCGGCGATGGAGTACGGCGAGAGCCCGCTCACACCCCGCGAGTCCACCGTGTTGAGGGAGGCCGCCAGGGGCGCGTCCGCCGAGGATATCGCCGCCCGCCTCCACCTGTCCCCCGGCACGGTACGCAACTACCTGACCGGGGCGATCACCAAGACTGGCGCCCGCAACAAGATCGACGCCATCCGGATCGCCGAGGACGCCGGCTGGCTGTGA
- the npdG gene encoding NADPH-dependent F420 reductase, translated as MVAGCWHDAHMTDVNGLSIGILGGTGDQGKGLARRFALAGHQVLIGSRSAQRAQDAADSIGAGATGGENAAVAAQADIVIVAVPYEGHKALLESLRAELAGKIVVDCVNPLGFDKQGAYALPVEEGSAAQQAAAVLPDSRVVAAFHHVSAVVLMDPAVDKVDLDVLVLGDDREATDTVQALADLIPGVRGVYGGRLRNAHQVEALTANIISVNRRYKAHAGLRITDI; from the coding sequence ATGGTGGCGGGGTGCTGGCATGATGCGCATATGACTGACGTGAACGGGCTTTCCATCGGCATCCTCGGCGGCACCGGCGACCAGGGGAAGGGGCTGGCGCGGCGGTTCGCGCTGGCGGGCCATCAGGTGCTGATCGGGTCGCGCAGCGCGCAGCGTGCCCAGGACGCGGCCGACTCCATCGGCGCGGGCGCCACCGGCGGCGAGAACGCCGCCGTTGCCGCCCAGGCCGACATCGTGATCGTGGCGGTGCCGTACGAGGGCCACAAGGCGTTGCTGGAGTCCCTGCGCGCCGAGCTGGCCGGGAAGATCGTGGTGGACTGCGTGAACCCGCTCGGGTTCGACAAGCAGGGCGCGTACGCGCTGCCGGTCGAGGAGGGCAGCGCCGCCCAGCAGGCCGCGGCCGTGCTGCCGGACAGCCGGGTGGTGGCGGCCTTCCACCACGTGTCGGCCGTCGTGCTGATGGATCCGGCGGTGGACAAGGTGGACCTGGACGTCCTGGTGCTGGGCGACGACCGCGAGGCGACCGACACGGTGCAGGCGCTGGCGGACCTCATTCCGGGCGTTCGCGGCGTATACGGCGGCCGGCTGCGCAACGCCCACCAGGTCGAGGCGCTCACCGCCAACATCATCTCCGTCAACCGCCGCTACAAGGCGCACGCGGGGCTGCGCATCACCGACATCTAG
- a CDS encoding ABC transporter ATP-binding protein: protein MTAIQVTGLSKSHQAFEAVKGISFEVAEGEIFALLGRNGAGKTTTVEVLAGFQRAGGGTVRVLGLDPYADRAALRRRTGIMLQEAGFFPDLTVAQTVDTWRDFTAAPRPRDEALDLAGLTGRAGTQVRQLSGGEKRRLDLALALLGRPEVLFLDEPTAGMDPEARRATWDVVRDLAGQGTTILLTTHYLEEAQRLASAMAIMDEGVIVASGGMAETLATRGGRVAFVLPAGVDPGDLPMPATVEGGHAVCHAEDPDLAAQTLLTWAAERGLRLAGLEVRAATLEDLFLDLPGRVR, encoded by the coding sequence ATGACAGCGATCCAGGTGACCGGGCTCAGCAAGAGCCACCAGGCCTTCGAGGCGGTGAAGGGCATCTCGTTCGAGGTGGCCGAAGGGGAGATCTTCGCGCTGCTCGGCAGGAACGGCGCGGGCAAGACCACGACGGTCGAAGTGCTGGCCGGCTTCCAGCGGGCCGGCGGCGGCACCGTCCGGGTGCTCGGCCTCGACCCGTACGCCGACCGTGCGGCGCTCAGGCGGCGCACCGGCATCATGCTGCAGGAGGCCGGGTTCTTCCCCGACCTGACGGTCGCGCAGACCGTCGACACCTGGCGCGATTTCACCGCCGCGCCCCGCCCCCGCGACGAGGCGCTCGACCTGGCCGGGCTGACCGGCCGGGCGGGCACCCAGGTGCGGCAGCTGTCCGGCGGCGAGAAACGCCGGCTCGACCTGGCACTCGCGCTGCTCGGCCGGCCCGAGGTGTTGTTCCTCGACGAGCCGACCGCCGGCATGGACCCGGAGGCCCGCAGAGCCACCTGGGACGTCGTCCGCGACCTGGCCGGGCAGGGCACCACGATCCTGCTCACCACGCACTACCTGGAGGAGGCCCAGCGCCTCGCCTCGGCCATGGCGATCATGGATGAGGGCGTGATCGTGGCCTCGGGCGGGATGGCCGAGACGCTCGCGACGCGCGGCGGGCGGGTCGCGTTCGTGCTGCCCGCGGGCGTCGACCCCGGCGACCTGCCGATGCCGGCCACCGTGGAAGGCGGCCACGCCGTCTGCCACGCCGAGGACCCCGACCTGGCCGCGCAGACGTTGCTGACCTGGGCGGCCGAGCGCGGCCTGCGGCTGGCCGGCCTCGAGGTCCGCGCCGCGACCCTCGAAGACCTGTTCCTCGACCTGCCGGGGAGGGTCCGATGA
- a CDS encoding alpha/beta hydrolase, whose product METTFVLVHSPSVGPSTWIPVAESLQRRGHAAVVPEVTGISTGGPPYWPRVVAAVRDATPDTPVVLVAHSNAGFFLPLIKEGLGERVVACVFADAHIPPRDGLIKVAEDSFLPFLHDLAGPDGVLPRWTDWWDEEDVVAMLPDPAVRVRVAAEQPRLPLDYYTQSIPVPAGWDEVRCSCLWFGPPYDKVADEAHRRGWPVTRVAGMHLHQIVDPEGVTEALLKLSRKS is encoded by the coding sequence GTGGAGACGACCTTCGTACTCGTGCACAGCCCCTCCGTCGGCCCGTCGACCTGGATCCCCGTGGCGGAGTCGCTGCAGCGCCGCGGGCACGCCGCCGTGGTGCCGGAAGTGACCGGCATTTCCACCGGCGGGCCGCCTTATTGGCCGAGGGTGGTTGCCGCCGTCAGGGACGCCACGCCTGACACGCCCGTGGTGCTGGTGGCGCACAGCAATGCGGGATTCTTCCTGCCGCTGATCAAGGAAGGGCTGGGCGAGCGCGTGGTGGCGTGCGTGTTCGCCGACGCGCACATCCCGCCCCGCGACGGGTTGATCAAGGTCGCGGAGGACTCGTTCCTGCCGTTCCTGCACGACCTGGCCGGTCCCGACGGGGTGCTGCCGCGCTGGACCGACTGGTGGGACGAGGAGGACGTCGTGGCCATGCTGCCCGATCCCGCCGTACGCGTGCGGGTGGCGGCGGAGCAGCCGCGGCTGCCGCTCGACTACTACACGCAGTCCATCCCGGTGCCCGCCGGGTGGGACGAGGTGCGGTGCTCGTGCCTGTGGTTCGGGCCCCCCTACGACAAGGTCGCCGACGAGGCCCACCGGCGGGGCTGGCCCGTGACCCGCGTCGCCGGCATGCACCTCCACCAGATCGTCGATCCCGAGGGCGTCACGGAGGCGCTGCTGAAGCTGTCGCGGAAGTCGTGA
- the map gene encoding type I methionyl aminopeptidase, with the protein MTTLLQPGRISPMRKVPAHIERPEYVGKKRPKIGESDVKTPEIIERMRVAGKIAAQALEEVGKHVQPGVTTDELDRIGHEFLIDHGAYPSTLGYKGYPKSLCTSINEVICHGIPDDTVLRDGDIVNVDITAYIGGVHGDTDATFLVGEVAEESRLLVERTREATMRAIKAVAPGRQLNVVGRVIEAYAKRFGYGVVRDFTGHGIGTSFHSGLMVPHYDDPTLRVELVPGMTFTIEPMLTLGTIDYEIWPDKWTAVTKDRKRTAQFEHTIVVTDTGSEILTLP; encoded by the coding sequence ATGACGACATTGCTCCAGCCAGGGCGAATCTCGCCCATGAGGAAGGTCCCCGCCCACATCGAGCGGCCGGAGTACGTCGGCAAGAAGCGCCCCAAGATCGGCGAGTCCGACGTGAAAACCCCCGAGATCATCGAACGCATGCGGGTGGCCGGCAAGATCGCCGCCCAGGCGCTCGAGGAGGTGGGCAAGCACGTCCAGCCGGGCGTCACCACCGACGAGCTCGACAGGATCGGCCACGAGTTCCTCATCGACCACGGCGCCTACCCCAGCACGCTGGGCTACAAGGGCTACCCCAAGTCCCTGTGCACCTCGATCAACGAGGTGATCTGCCACGGCATCCCCGACGACACCGTGCTGCGTGACGGCGACATCGTCAACGTCGACATCACCGCCTACATCGGCGGCGTGCACGGCGACACGGACGCGACGTTCCTGGTGGGCGAGGTGGCCGAGGAGTCCCGGCTGCTGGTGGAGCGCACCCGCGAGGCGACGATGCGCGCCATCAAGGCGGTCGCCCCCGGCCGGCAGCTCAACGTGGTGGGCCGGGTCATCGAGGCGTACGCCAAGCGCTTCGGCTACGGCGTCGTCCGCGACTTCACCGGCCACGGCATCGGCACGAGTTTCCACTCCGGCCTGATGGTCCCTCACTACGACGACCCGACGCTACGGGTCGAGCTGGTGCCGGGCATGACGTTCACGATCGAGCCGATGCTCACGCTCGGCACGATCGACTACGAGATCTGGCCGGACAAGTGGACCGCGGTGACGAAGGACCGCAAGCGCACGGCCCAGTTCGAGCACACGATCGTCGTCACGGACACGGGCAGCGAAATCCTCACGCTCCCCTAG
- a CDS encoding LysR family transcriptional regulator: MDIDPRRLRVLHEVARRGGVMRAAEALHLTPSAVSQQLAQLEREVGLALIDRSQRSVSLTPAGRVLAGYAERVEEELLEARRELTRFTERLAGPVRIAAFPTVIKHVLVPAMRELAVRHPKIAPIIHEIYGQPALQELRMGAVDVLITEQDMGLPALSQPSLSTRLLYVDEYRIVLPPDWPDPPRTFADLTEVPWVAGEPSQATGQALERLAGLHGFEPRRVHVITEFGPTLALVAAGHGVAIVPALALLDVPEGEVRVSELRDVGARRLDAVTRVSRTRSGEPDPVQAVVIGAIEEATAALETPLSGRLRTPEPLDS; this comes from the coding sequence ATGGACATTGATCCTCGGCGGCTGCGCGTCCTGCACGAGGTCGCCCGCCGCGGCGGCGTGATGCGGGCCGCCGAGGCCCTCCACCTGACGCCCTCCGCCGTGTCGCAGCAGCTCGCCCAGCTCGAGCGCGAGGTCGGGCTGGCGCTCATCGACCGCTCCCAGCGCAGCGTGTCGCTCACCCCTGCCGGTCGGGTGCTGGCCGGGTACGCGGAACGGGTGGAGGAAGAGCTGCTGGAGGCCCGGCGGGAGCTCACCCGGTTCACCGAACGGCTGGCCGGGCCCGTGCGCATCGCCGCGTTCCCCACGGTGATCAAGCACGTGCTGGTGCCGGCCATGCGGGAGCTCGCCGTACGGCATCCCAAGATCGCGCCGATCATCCACGAGATCTACGGCCAGCCCGCGCTGCAGGAGCTGCGGATGGGCGCGGTGGACGTGCTCATCACCGAGCAGGACATGGGACTGCCCGCGCTGTCGCAGCCGTCGCTGAGCACGCGCCTGCTCTACGTGGACGAGTACCGCATCGTGCTGCCTCCCGACTGGCCGGACCCGCCGCGTACCTTCGCCGACCTGACGGAGGTGCCGTGGGTGGCCGGGGAGCCGAGCCAGGCGACCGGGCAGGCGCTGGAGCGGCTGGCGGGGCTGCACGGGTTCGAGCCGCGCAGGGTGCACGTCATCACGGAGTTCGGGCCGACGCTGGCGCTGGTGGCGGCGGGGCACGGGGTGGCGATCGTGCCGGCCCTGGCCCTCCTGGACGTGCCCGAAGGCGAGGTACGGGTGAGCGAGCTGCGGGACGTGGGCGCGCGCCGGCTGGACGCCGTGACCCGGGTCAGCCGTACGAGGTCGGGGGAGCCTGACCCGGTGCAGGCCGTGGTGATCGGCGCCATCGAGGAGGCCACGGCGGCGCTGGAGACGCCCCTCAGCGGCCGCCTGCGCACCCCCGAGCCGCTCGACTCCTAG
- a CDS encoding CBU_0592 family membrane protein encodes MDLLLAAVGWAGAAALLLGYARVSSSRLSGDGVAYQLLNLFGSVGLMVNSAYSAAWPSAGLNLVWAAIGVVALIKLARVGVAK; translated from the coding sequence ATGGATCTGCTCCTCGCCGCCGTCGGCTGGGCGGGCGCCGCCGCGCTCCTGCTCGGCTACGCGCGGGTATCGTCGTCCCGCCTCTCAGGAGACGGGGTGGCGTACCAGCTGCTCAACCTGTTCGGCTCGGTCGGTCTCATGGTCAACAGCGCCTACAGCGCCGCGTGGCCCTCGGCCGGACTCAACCTGGTGTGGGCCGCGATCGGCGTGGTGGCCCTGATCAAACTCGCGCGTGTAGGAGTGGCCAAATGA
- a CDS encoding cyclase family protein, with the protein MIVELSHRIVDGMVTYPGVPGPKLGVHLSREDSRDVYAPGTEFHIGTITLAANTGTYLDTPHHRYADGPDLSQVPLTKLADLPGLVVRAQGPREVVLDQSLDVRGKAVLIHTGWDRHFGTDAYFHGHPYLAPESAKWLADQGAALVGIDSLNIDDTPPRGERPAHTILLGAGIPLVEHLTGLAELPGEGFRFHAAPPLIAGMGTFPVRAYAIVP; encoded by the coding sequence ATGATCGTCGAGCTCAGCCATCGCATCGTCGACGGCATGGTGACCTATCCCGGCGTCCCCGGCCCCAAGCTCGGCGTGCATCTCAGCAGGGAGGATTCCCGCGACGTGTACGCGCCGGGCACGGAGTTCCACATCGGCACGATCACCCTGGCCGCCAACACCGGCACCTACCTGGACACTCCCCACCACCGCTACGCCGACGGCCCCGACCTGTCCCAGGTGCCGCTGACCAAGCTCGCCGACCTCCCGGGGCTGGTGGTACGCGCGCAAGGACCGCGGGAGGTCGTGCTGGACCAGAGCCTGGACGTCCGCGGGAAGGCCGTGCTGATCCACACGGGCTGGGACCGCCACTTCGGCACGGATGCCTACTTCCACGGCCACCCCTACCTGGCGCCGGAGTCGGCGAAGTGGCTGGCCGATCAGGGTGCGGCACTGGTCGGGATCGACTCGCTCAACATCGACGACACCCCGCCGCGCGGCGAGCGCCCCGCCCACACGATCTTGCTCGGGGCGGGGATCCCGCTGGTGGAGCACCTGACGGGCCTGGCGGAGCTGCCCGGCGAGGGTTTCCGCTTCCACGCCGCGCCACCGCTGATCGCCGGCATGGGGACCTTCCCCGTCCGGGCCTACGCCATCGTGCCCTAA
- a CDS encoding lipase family protein: MTLRVRVSVSMILLLIMSLTTTPARAATAGDVVSAQPTTVYLLPGKLLEVPVNAWHILYNSTSAIGALNAVSGTLLVPKSGYPLGARPIIGYATGTHGLGDQCAPSVSMREGREAELALVSLFLLKGFAVVVTDYEGLGTPGQHTYMAGISQGHAVLDAVRAATRVPGAGLSTRAPVAVMGYSQGGASAGWAAQLQPTYAPELRLRGVAAGGVPADLHAVANHLDGGENFGLAAAAGVGLDAAYPELDLEADLNDRGRALLADAADDCVGDLDRLAGLRFSDLSPIDLLNQPKWLARLAENRLGAVAPRVPMFLYHARGDEIIPLAVGSTLRSEYCRAGANVRWTALPAPDHVTGAVEGGPLAIEWLTLRILGLPAFGNC; this comes from the coding sequence ATGACCTTACGTGTCCGCGTCAGCGTGTCCATGATCCTGTTATTGATCATGTCCCTCACCACGACCCCCGCGCGCGCCGCGACGGCGGGAGACGTGGTCTCCGCACAGCCCACCACCGTCTACCTCCTGCCGGGCAAACTGCTCGAAGTGCCGGTCAACGCCTGGCACATCCTCTACAACTCCACCTCCGCCATCGGCGCGCTCAACGCGGTGTCCGGCACACTGCTCGTGCCCAAGAGCGGCTACCCCCTCGGCGCACGCCCGATCATCGGGTACGCCACCGGCACCCACGGCCTCGGCGACCAGTGCGCCCCGTCCGTCAGCATGAGGGAGGGCAGGGAGGCCGAGCTCGCGCTGGTCAGCCTGTTCCTGCTCAAAGGGTTCGCGGTGGTCGTGACCGACTACGAAGGCCTCGGGACGCCGGGGCAGCACACGTACATGGCCGGGATCTCGCAGGGCCACGCCGTGCTCGACGCGGTCAGGGCGGCCACGCGGGTGCCCGGTGCCGGGTTGTCGACCCGGGCGCCCGTCGCCGTCATGGGCTACTCCCAGGGCGGCGCGTCGGCCGGATGGGCCGCCCAGCTGCAGCCGACGTACGCGCCCGAGCTCAGGCTCAGAGGCGTGGCCGCGGGCGGCGTGCCGGCCGACCTGCACGCCGTCGCGAACCACCTGGACGGCGGTGAGAACTTCGGGCTGGCCGCGGCGGCCGGGGTCGGGCTCGACGCCGCCTACCCGGAGCTCGACCTCGAGGCCGATCTCAACGACCGGGGCCGGGCGCTGCTCGCCGACGCCGCCGACGACTGCGTGGGTGATCTCGACCGGCTCGCCGGACTCCGCTTCTCCGACCTGAGCCCGATCGACCTGCTCAACCAGCCCAAGTGGCTGGCGCGGCTGGCCGAGAACCGGCTCGGGGCCGTGGCGCCGCGGGTGCCGATGTTCCTGTACCACGCCAGAGGTGACGAGATCATCCCGCTTGCGGTGGGGTCCACGTTGCGGTCGGAGTACTGCCGGGCCGGGGCGAACGTGCGGTGGACCGCGCTGCCCGCGCCCGATCATGTCACGGGGGCCGTCGAGGGTGGGCCGCTCGCCATCGAGTGGCTGACCCTGCGGATCCTCGGGCTGCCGGCGTTCGGCAACTGCTAG
- a CDS encoding PLP-dependent aminotransferase family protein: MNGANLDDLVDLLGRWASGRGPLYLLLAVRLRALIDDGVLPPDDPLPPDRVLARRLAVGRGTVVAAYDLLQQEGRVVRRQGSGTRVAPLDLPATRSADGVVANPLLQHILHPPDGVILLTCAAPHDPPPAMFEAYAEAGARLSGVRDLGYQPAGNAELRATLAGYYRARGVPTTPDEIIVTTGAQQALTLLTALLAAPGDTVLAESPTYPGSLEVFRHAAAVVKPVTPEQLRDALRERPAFAYFVPTARNPDGAVMANHDRRRLAALAAEHDVPLIDDEVCAELCFSGETPPPLASFSRGENVITIGSLSKLVWGGLRVGWIRAAAPLISRLARLRAVHDLGGEVFSQLAATALLRRLDEVRAARVRALRERHDHLCAELGRHLPSWSFERAKGGQTIWVRIPRGDVDAFSQVALRHGVAVPPGRSFDPLGGHADHMRLHFLFPAEELSRAVNNLAAAWASFDGAGRTASRHTLIV, translated from the coding sequence ATGAATGGGGCCAATCTGGATGACCTCGTCGATCTGCTGGGGCGCTGGGCGTCGGGGCGCGGGCCTCTTTACCTGCTGCTGGCGGTCCGGCTGCGGGCGCTGATCGACGACGGCGTGCTTCCGCCGGACGACCCGCTGCCGCCCGACCGGGTGCTGGCCAGGCGGCTCGCGGTGGGCCGGGGCACCGTGGTGGCGGCGTACGACCTGCTGCAGCAGGAGGGCCGCGTGGTGCGCCGCCAGGGCAGCGGCACCCGCGTGGCCCCGCTCGACCTGCCCGCGACCAGGTCGGCCGACGGCGTGGTCGCCAACCCGCTGCTGCAGCACATCCTGCATCCCCCGGACGGGGTGATCCTGCTGACGTGCGCCGCTCCGCACGATCCGCCGCCGGCGATGTTCGAGGCGTACGCCGAGGCGGGGGCGCGGCTGTCCGGCGTGCGCGACCTGGGCTACCAGCCGGCGGGCAACGCGGAGTTGCGGGCCACCCTGGCAGGCTACTACCGGGCCCGCGGCGTGCCGACGACGCCGGACGAGATCATCGTGACGACGGGCGCTCAGCAGGCGCTCACGCTGCTCACCGCGCTGCTGGCGGCGCCGGGTGACACCGTGCTGGCCGAGTCGCCGACGTACCCGGGATCGCTGGAGGTGTTCAGGCACGCCGCCGCGGTGGTCAAGCCCGTGACGCCGGAGCAGCTGCGCGACGCCCTGCGCGAACGCCCCGCCTTTGCCTACTTCGTCCCCACCGCGCGCAACCCGGACGGCGCCGTCATGGCGAACCACGACCGCAGGCGGCTGGCCGCGCTCGCCGCCGAGCACGACGTGCCGCTGATCGACGACGAGGTCTGCGCCGAGTTGTGCTTCTCCGGCGAGACGCCGCCGCCGCTGGCCTCGTTCAGCCGGGGTGAAAATGTCATCACGATCGGGTCGCTGAGCAAGCTCGTCTGGGGCGGGCTGCGGGTGGGCTGGATCCGCGCGGCGGCGCCGCTGATCTCCCGGCTGGCCCGGCTGCGGGCCGTGCACGACCTCGGGGGCGAGGTGTTCAGCCAGCTCGCCGCCACGGCGCTGCTGCGCCGTCTGGACGAGGTACGCGCGGCACGCGTGCGCGCGCTGCGCGAGCGCCACGACCATCTGTGCGCCGAGTTGGGCAGGCACCTGCCGTCGTGGTCGTTCGAGCGGGCCAAGGGCGGCCAGACGATCTGGGTACGGATCCCGCGCGGCGACGTCGACGCCTTCTCCCAGGTGGCGCTGCGGCACGGGGTCGCCGTGCCGCCGGGCAGGTCGTTCGACCCGCTGGGCGGGCACGCCGACCACATGCGGCTGCACTTCCTGTTCCCGGCGGAGGAGCTTTCGCGAGCGGTGAACAACCTGGCCGCGGCCTGGGCTTCCTTCGACGGAGCCGGGCGAACGGCGTCCCGGCACACCCTCATCGTCTGA
- a CDS encoding sensor histidine kinase, translated as MLSTSAMRLAGGLIAAVSVAYTVIALLYFLYSPVYGAAAGLLIAAVVATHQVNMRAGLRGERPRRFPLTLVLQAVVTYVPDFLLPGGWSAVAAPLLAGTLLVFLPLRWGAALVVLMMVYEGVGLSMIVPVPVVVAFYVVTVPTTGAMTYALVRFVRVTTELEQARAELADAAVLKERQRISRDLHDGLGHSLTAIALKGDLASRLMDRDPPSARAEVVEVVRVAREAAQDVRRVARGYRAMSLGGEVDRAIALLESSGVGCQAHLADLTLPRRSEEALAWAVREAVTNVLRHSRATTCTITTAVSGGTVRLEVANDGSPPKTGPPGGGLTGLTERAVQAGGACAAAPTGAGGFLLAMEVPA; from the coding sequence GTGCTCTCGACCTCCGCCATGCGGCTCGCCGGCGGCCTCATCGCGGCCGTCTCCGTCGCCTACACCGTGATCGCGCTGCTGTACTTCCTGTACAGCCCCGTCTACGGCGCGGCGGCGGGCCTGCTCATCGCCGCCGTCGTCGCCACGCACCAGGTCAACATGCGGGCGGGGCTGCGGGGCGAGCGCCCGCGGCGCTTCCCGCTCACGCTCGTGCTGCAGGCGGTCGTCACCTACGTGCCCGACTTCCTGCTGCCGGGCGGCTGGTCCGCGGTGGCCGCGCCGCTGCTGGCCGGGACCCTGCTGGTGTTCCTGCCGCTGCGCTGGGGCGCGGCGCTGGTCGTGCTGATGATGGTGTACGAGGGCGTCGGGCTGTCGATGATCGTCCCGGTGCCCGTGGTCGTCGCCTTCTACGTGGTCACCGTGCCCACGACGGGCGCCATGACGTACGCGCTGGTCCGCTTCGTCCGCGTCACCACCGAGCTGGAGCAGGCCAGGGCCGAGCTGGCCGACGCCGCCGTGCTCAAGGAACGCCAGCGCATCTCCCGCGACCTGCACGACGGGCTCGGCCACAGCCTCACCGCGATCGCGCTCAAGGGCGACCTGGCCTCCCGGCTCATGGACCGCGACCCGCCGTCGGCACGAGCCGAAGTGGTCGAGGTGGTGCGGGTGGCCAGGGAGGCGGCCCAGGACGTACGCAGGGTCGCCAGGGGGTATCGGGCGATGTCGCTGGGCGGCGAGGTGGACCGGGCGATCGCGCTGCTGGAGTCGTCAGGGGTCGGCTGCCAGGCGCACCTGGCCGACCTCACGCTGCCGCGACGTTCGGAGGAGGCGCTGGCGTGGGCCGTGCGGGAGGCGGTCACCAACGTCCTGCGCCACAGCAGGGCCACCACCTGCACGATCACCACCGCGGTGAGCGGCGGGACGGTGCGGCTGGAGGTGGCCAACGACGGCTCCCCGCCGAAGACCGGCCCGCCCGGCGGCGGCCTCACTGGCCTGACGGAACGCGCCGTCCAGGCAGGCGGCGCCTGCGCCGCCGCCCCGACCGGCGCGGGCGGCTTCCTGCTGGCGATGGAGGTTCCGGCGTGA
- a CDS encoding sensor histidine kinase, protein MRGGQSLAEALESYLAEWSERTGIAVETWALPATDVPSRVFSSVMATMREALDNVEQHSRARTVSIAVTVGKSGLRMTVSDNGQGFPATEAGRGIARMRAAFAEVGGTLSVNSVLGEGTTITGVVPTQRH, encoded by the coding sequence ATGCGCGGGGGGCAAAGCCTGGCCGAGGCGCTTGAGAGCTACCTCGCCGAATGGTCTGAGCGTACGGGGATCGCCGTGGAGACCTGGGCACTGCCGGCCACCGACGTTCCGTCCCGCGTTTTCAGCAGCGTCATGGCCACCATGCGCGAGGCCCTGGACAACGTGGAGCAGCACAGCAGGGCCAGGACCGTGTCCATCGCCGTGACGGTCGGCAAGAGCGGACTGCGGATGACCGTCAGCGACAACGGCCAAGGCTTCCCCGCGACGGAGGCGGGGCGGGGGATCGCGCGGATGCGCGCGGCGTTCGCCGAGGTCGGAGGGACCTTGTCGGTCAACAGCGTGCTCGGCGAGGGCACCACGATCACCGGGGTGGTGCCCACACAACGTCACTGA
- a CDS encoding ABC transporter permease, translating into MSLAATYRLGTRLFWRDKAMLFASVVTPVGLAVGMPLLMRHVTTTGAAAATPIFQGALAVLLSITAFMNIAVALVNRRDQLVLKRLRASELTDRQILTGQIASTATQTFAMIVVCTVAVRLVADVPLPADPLAYAAVTAAGAIVSSLLGAAYTAAIPRAELAAVYTMPVFLVCGVAAGAMGPIPLPSWLEPVLDLLPTTAVVNAVKTGDLAGSVLILAGWTVAGLVAIRLWFRWEPRRS; encoded by the coding sequence ATGAGCCTGGCCGCCACCTACCGTCTCGGCACCCGCCTGTTCTGGCGCGACAAGGCCATGCTGTTCGCCTCGGTGGTCACCCCCGTGGGGCTCGCCGTCGGGATGCCGCTGCTCATGCGGCACGTGACGACCACCGGCGCGGCCGCCGCCACCCCGATCTTCCAGGGCGCGCTCGCCGTCCTGCTGTCGATCACCGCGTTCATGAACATCGCGGTGGCGCTGGTCAACCGCCGCGACCAGCTCGTGCTCAAGCGGCTGCGGGCGAGCGAGCTGACCGACCGGCAGATCCTGACCGGGCAGATCGCCTCCACGGCCACGCAGACCTTCGCCATGATCGTGGTGTGCACGGTGGCCGTGCGCCTGGTCGCCGACGTCCCGCTGCCCGCCGACCCCCTGGCGTACGCCGCCGTCACGGCCGCGGGCGCGATCGTGTCGTCGCTGCTCGGCGCCGCCTACACGGCCGCGATCCCGCGGGCGGAGCTGGCGGCCGTGTACACGATGCCGGTCTTCCTGGTGTGCGGGGTGGCGGCGGGCGCGATGGGCCCCATCCCCCTGCCGTCCTGGCTGGAACCGGTGCTGGACCTGCTGCCGACCACGGCCGTCGTGAACGCGGTCAAGACGGGAGACCTTGCCGGTTCCGTCCTCATCCTCGCGGGGTGGACGGTCGCCGGGCTGGTCGCGATCAGGCTGTGGTTCCGCTGGGAACCCCGCAGGTCATAA